The proteins below come from a single uncultured Fibrobacter sp. genomic window:
- the plsX gene encoding phosphate acyltransferase PlsX — MVKVALDALGGDFAPDVVIEGAVNAVKKNADLHVVLCGPEAEVKAGLEKLGYAGNGISVVDAPDPVAMDEHPVQVLKKKPHSGLVTCVALQKKGMVDASVSAGNSGAMMASCLMLLGKSSEKFSRPPIGCVIPTADRPIILVDAGANVDERASTLVDFAIAGSAFAETYFGYQNPKVGLLNMGEEEHKGPAVLQEAHQLLKSAPVNFIGNIEGETLIEGAADVVVTSGFTGNVVLKMLEGFYELHKKMFGFIDTPNGRRFDEMWDYRMTGGALLLGLNGTGIIAHGRSDALAIEKAVEVAAKYAEKGVSKNVNERLAAIKDEPAEAK, encoded by the coding sequence ATGGTAAAAGTTGCCTTGGATGCATTGGGTGGCGATTTTGCCCCCGACGTAGTGATAGAAGGTGCTGTAAACGCCGTCAAGAAAAATGCTGATTTGCATGTTGTCTTGTGCGGACCGGAGGCCGAGGTCAAGGCTGGGCTGGAAAAGCTTGGCTACGCTGGCAATGGTATTTCGGTCGTTGACGCGCCGGATCCGGTCGCCATGGACGAACACCCCGTACAGGTTCTCAAGAAGAAACCCCACTCCGGCCTGGTGACTTGCGTCGCCTTGCAGAAGAAGGGAATGGTGGACGCCTCGGTGAGCGCCGGCAACTCCGGTGCCATGATGGCGTCTTGCCTCATGCTTCTCGGGAAGTCAAGCGAAAAGTTCAGCCGTCCGCCTATCGGTTGCGTTATTCCTACCGCCGACCGTCCGATTATCTTGGTCGATGCCGGTGCGAACGTCGATGAACGCGCTTCTACGCTGGTGGACTTTGCCATCGCGGGATCCGCTTTTGCCGAGACCTACTTCGGTTACCAGAATCCGAAGGTTGGCCTTTTGAACATGGGCGAAGAAGAACACAAGGGCCCAGCCGTGCTCCAGGAAGCACACCAGTTGCTGAAGTCTGCCCCGGTGAACTTCATCGGCAATATCGAAGGCGAAACGCTCATCGAAGGTGCCGCCGACGTCGTGGTGACTTCGGGCTTTACAGGCAATGTTGTCCTGAAAATGCTTGAAGGCTTCTACGAACTGCACAAGAAGATGTTCGGCTTTATTGACACTCCGAATGGTCGCCGCTTCGACGAAATGTGGGACTACCGCATGACGGGTGGTGCCTTGCTCCTCGGCCTCAACGGCACGGGCATTATCGCTCACGGCCGTTCCGATGCTCTCGCTATCGAGAAGGCTGTGGAAGTCGCTGCGAAGTACGCCGAGAAGGGCGTGTCCAAGAACGTGAACGAACGTCTGGCCGCCATCAAGGACGAACCCGCCGAAGCGAAGTAA
- the rpmF gene encoding 50S ribosomal protein L32: protein MAVPKRKTSTARRDKRRTHWKMEVPAMATCEHCGSVKRPHRVCPVCGYYNGVEVVDMKGAEA from the coding sequence ATGGCAGTACCTAAAAGAAAAACCTCGACCGCCCGTCGTGACAAGCGCCGCACCCACTGGAAGATGGAAGTGCCGGCCATGGCCACTTGCGAACATTGCGGTTCCGTGAAGCGCCCGCACCGCGTGTGCCCGGTTTGCGGTTACTACAATGGTGTTGAAGTTGTCGACATGAAGGGTGCTGAAGCCTAG